A single region of the Salmo salar chromosome ssa16, Ssal_v3.1, whole genome shotgun sequence genome encodes:
- the LOC106574553 gene encoding 2-oxoglutarate receptor 1, producing the protein MSSVIYGGNKSDYNCTNVDRLMKLYYLPVMYSVIFAVGLLGNVTAIAIYLAKLRPWKSSCIIMFNLALTDLLYVLSLPFLVYYYTNGESWTLGNFMCRFVRFGFHFNLYGSILFLTCLAVFRYVVLAHPMRTAQVQQKRWGTLACAAVWAIAGAEIVPMLTMITMENKNNKTNCLDFASNNLAVVWWYGWLLTVLGYLLPLVVVVVCYAGIVRELAKGPHTHNPCRVRARRLTVLILVVFVVCFLPYHVLRILRIDTRMNPESSCMLEHWVHAAYIISRPIAGLNTFFNLALYTLAGDKFKQAFLSVFHWGPWWTKFRTHLKLSLAVVSKPSNPALAERTVATDMDIHRQEI; encoded by the coding sequence ATGTCTAGCGTCATCTACGGCGGGAACAAATCCGACTATAACTGCACCAACGTGGACAGACTGATGAAATTATACTACCTGCCTGTCATGTACAGTGTAATTTTCGCTGTAGGGCTGCTGGGTAACGTCACCGCCATTGCCATCTACCTGGCCAAGCTACGACCCTGGAAGTCCAGCTGTATCATCATGTTCAACCTGGCGTTGACGGATCTTCTGTATGTTCTGAGTCTGCCTTTCCTGGTCTACTACTACACCAACGGTGAATCCTGGACCCTGGGCAACTTCATGTGTCGCTTTGTGCGTTTCGGGTTCCACTTTAACCTATATGGTAGTATACTGTTTCTCACCTGTTTGGCTGTGTTTCGATATGTAGTCTTGGCGCATCCAATGAGGACGGCGCAGGTGCAGCAAAAGAGGTGGGGTACCTTGGCGTGCGCCGCAGTCTGGGCTATAGCCGGGGCGGAGATTGTGCCCATGCTCACCATGATCACCATGGAGAATAAAAACAACAAGACCAACTGTTTGGACTTTGCTAGCAACAACCTGGCTGTAGTGTGGTGGTACGGCTGGCTGCTGACCGTGctgggctacctgctgcccctggtggtggttgtggtgtgttacGCCGGTATCGTCCGGGAACTAGCCAAGGGGCCCCACACCCACAACCCTTGCCGGGTGCGGGCACGCCGCCTCACCGTACTGATCCTGGTGGTGTTCGTGGTATGCTTCCTGCCGTACCACGTCCTGAGGATCCTAAGAATAGACACCAGGATGAATCCTGAGTCATCATGTATGCTGGAGCACTGGGTCCACGCCGCTTATATCATATCCAGGCCCATAGCGGGGCTCAACACTTTCTTTAACCTGGCTCTGTACACCCTGGCCGGGGACAAGTTCAAGCAGGCCttccttagtgtgttccactggGGCCCCTGGTGGACCAAGTTCAGGACTCACCTCAAACTCAGCCTGGCTGTCGTCAGTAAGCCCAGTAACCCAGCTTTAGCAGAAAGGACAGTAGCCACGGATATGGACATCCATAGACAGGAAATATAA
- the LOC106574549 gene encoding kelch-like protein 41b — protein MDPKAMKEELRLFQSTLLQDGLKELLNENKFVDCTLKVGDRSFPCHKLIMAACSPYFREIFFSEDGKEVKANKEVVLDDVNPAILDMIIMYLYSAEIDLTDENVQDIFAVANRFQIPSVFTVCVNYLQKKLSVTNCLAIFRMGLVLSVPRLAVSARDYIADRFDILSKDEEFLQLAAHELFAVIGGDSLNVEKEEMVFEALMKWVRYDKDKRVQVLGDAFECIRFRLMPEKYFHDKVETDEIIKADPELLKKVQIIKDAFQGKLPEKKEKVAGDKGLDGEGGETEEVFPGFLNNNRRHGMYVRDLILMINDTAAVAYDVNENECFLAAMSEQIPRNHVSLASQKNQLYLIGGLFVDEEDKDAPLQCYFYQLDTLAADWVALPPMPSPRALFNMGECENLLFAIAGKDLQSNECLDSVMCYDVQKMKWSETKKLPLKIHGHSVVSHKGLVYCIGGKTDDNKALNKMFVYNHKQSEWRELAAMKTARAMFGAVVHNGKIVVAGGVNEEGLTAASEVYDFGTNKWEAFTDFPQERSSVNLLSNEGALYAVGGFTFIQNDNKEVVPAEVTDVWQYEDDKKEWSGMLREMRYAAGSSCVSMRLNAAKMPKL, from the exons ATGGACCCCAAAGCCATGAAGGAAGAGCTGCGCCTCTTCCAGAGCACCTTGCTCCAGGATGGCCTCAAGGAGCTGCTGAACGAGAACAAGTTTGTGGACTGCACTCTGAAAGTGGGCGATCGGAGCTTCCCCTGCCATAAACTCATCATGGCTGCCTGCAGCCCATACTTCAGAGAGATATTCTTTTCCGAGGATGGCAAGGAGGTGAAGGCCAACAAGGAGGTGGTCCTGGACGATGTCAATCCCGCAATCTTGGACATGATCATCATGTATCTGTACTCGGCCGAGATCGACCTCACCGACGAAAATGTGCAGGACATATTTGCCGTAGCCAATCGTTTCCAGATTCCTTCAGTCTTCACCGTGTGTGTTAATTATCTTCAGAAGAAGCTCTCCGTAACCAACTGTCTGGCAATCTTCAGGATGGGTCTGGTCCTCAGCGTGCCCAGGTTGGCGGTGTCCGCCCGTGACTACATTGCAGACCGCTTCGATATCCTCTCTAAAGACGAGGAGTTCCTCCAGCTGGCTGCTCATGAACTGTTCGCTGTCATCGGTGGCGACTCGCTCAATGTGGAGAAGGAGGAGATGGTGTTCGAAGCCCTCATGAAATGGGTCCGATATGACAAAGACAAACGTGTCCAGGTACTGGGTGACGCCTTTGAATGCATCCGCTTCCGCCTCATGCCCGAGAAATACTTCCACGACAAAGTGGAGACGGACGAGATCATCAAGGCCGACCCGGAACTCCTGAAGAAGGTCCAGATTATCAAAGACGCGTTCCAGGGGAAACTcccagagaagaaggagaaggtagCTGGGGATAAGGGGTTAGACGGTGAAGGTGGCGAGACAGAGGAGGTTTTCCCAGGTTTCCTGAACAATAACCGTCGCCACGGCATGTACGTCCGCGACCTGATCCTGATGATCAACGACACGGCAGCGGTGGCGTACGACGTCAACGAGAACGAGTGTTTCCTGGCAGCCATGTCTGAACAGATCCCCCGGAACCACGTCAGCCTGGCGTCACAGAAGAACCAGCTCTACCTCATCGGAGGACTGTTTGTGGATGAGGAGGACAAGGACGCTCCCCTACAGTGCTACTTCTATCAG TTGGACACTCTTGCAGCTGACTGGGTAGCTCTACCCCCCATGCCTTCCCCTAGAGCCCTTTTCAACATGGGAGAGTGTGAGAACCTGCTGTTCGCTATTGCTGGAAAAGACCTCCAGAGCAACGAGTGTTTGGACTCTGTGATGTGCTATGACGTTCA GAAGATGAAGTGGAGTGAGACCAAAAAGCTTCCCCTGAAGATCCACGGCCATTCTGTGGTCTCCCATAAGGGTCTGGTGTACTGCATTGGAGGAAAGACTGATgacaa CAAAGCCCTGAACAAGATGTTTGTATACAACCACAAGCAGTCAGAGTGGAGGGAGCTGGCTGCCATGAAGACAGCCAGAGCCATGTTCGGAGCCGTCGTTCACAACGGAAAGATCGTGGTGGCTGGTGGAGTCAACGAGGAAGGCCTCACTGCTGCATCTGAAGTCTACGACTTTGGAACAAACAA ATGGGAGGCGTTCACAGACTTTCCCCAGGAGAGGAGCTCAGTGAACCTGCTGAGCAATGAGGGGGCCCTGTACGCCGTGGGGGGCTTCACCTTCATCCAGAATGACAACAAGGAGGTGGTCCCCGCAGAGGTTACTGATGTTTGGCA GTACGAGGACGACAAGAAGGAATGGAGCGGGATGCTGAGGGAGATGCGTTACGCCGCTGGCTCCTCCTGCGTATCCATGCGCCTCAATGCTGCCAAGATGCCCAAACTCTAG